A DNA window from Microcystis aeruginosa NIES-843 contains the following coding sequences:
- a CDS encoding TVP38/TMEM64 family protein, whose translation MSKTKSSVIILTIICIIATAMGVYLIDGIDSQQLQIWLKQMGIMAPILYIILYTIGTILILPSTPLNLSGGAIFGVVMGTVWTTIAALVAAIVAFAFTRTIGREYTAKKFQGKWQAIDAEMQQGGLFYMFAIRLLPIIPYGIVNFVAGLTSIRFRDYLIGTLLGTVPGILPFVMMGAGLKSLGKGDILPLMVAFTLIALLVGVGTWYRRRRQFPFQ comes from the coding sequence ATGTCTAAAACTAAAAGTAGTGTTATTATCCTAACCATAATTTGTATTATCGCCACAGCGATGGGAGTTTATCTAATCGATGGTATCGACTCCCAACAATTACAGATATGGTTAAAACAAATGGGAATTATGGCCCCCATTTTGTATATTATTCTCTATACGATTGGGACAATTTTAATCCTGCCTTCTACCCCCTTAAACCTCAGTGGTGGGGCCATCTTTGGGGTAGTTATGGGAACAGTTTGGACAACGATCGCCGCTTTGGTGGCCGCTATAGTTGCCTTTGCTTTTACCCGTACTATTGGCCGGGAATATACCGCCAAAAAATTTCAGGGAAAATGGCAAGCGATCGATGCAGAAATGCAGCAAGGCGGCCTATTTTATATGTTTGCTATCCGTCTATTACCGATTATTCCCTACGGTATCGTTAACTTTGTTGCGGGATTAACTTCTATCCGTTTTCGCGATTATTTGATCGGTACTTTATTAGGCACTGTCCCCGGAATTTTACCCTTTGTCATGATGGGTGCGGGTTTAAAATCTTTAGGAAAAGGCGATATATTGCCACTGATGGTGGCTTTTACCCTCATTGCTCTGTTAGTAGGTGTGGGAACTTGGTATCGTCGTCGTCGGCAATTTCCCTTTCAGTGA
- the fabD gene encoding ACP S-malonyltransferase, which translates to MKTAWIFPGQGSQALGMIGDLAESALGQERLEIAERILGWSVLEKCQGDEETLSRTLYTQPCLFVVESILADLLQEKGHFPDLVAGHSLGEYSALYAARVFNFETGLNLVQNRSRLMDAAEGGKMAALMKFDRTSLETVINQTENVVIANDNSAEQVVISGTPAAVDLVLGQVKVKRVMPLKVSGAFHSPLMENAAIQFQQILELVNFRSAKVPVISNVNPSQPINDAEELKSYLIQQMTSSVRWREIMLKLLDVGVEKAIEVGPGKVLTGLIKRTVPAIELENISQLADISKGSEDVKLQGSLIGVG; encoded by the coding sequence ATGAAAACAGCGTGGATATTCCCTGGACAAGGATCGCAAGCGTTAGGAATGATTGGAGATTTAGCGGAAAGTGCGCTTGGCCAAGAGAGATTAGAAATAGCAGAAAGAATCCTCGGGTGGTCGGTCTTGGAAAAATGTCAAGGGGATGAAGAAACCCTATCTCGTACTCTTTATACCCAACCTTGTTTATTTGTGGTGGAGAGTATTTTAGCGGATTTGTTGCAAGAAAAAGGTCATTTTCCCGATCTAGTTGCCGGTCATAGTCTTGGTGAATATTCGGCTTTGTATGCGGCCAGGGTGTTTAATTTTGAAACAGGATTAAATCTAGTTCAAAACCGTTCCCGTTTGATGGATGCGGCCGAAGGTGGTAAAATGGCCGCCTTAATGAAATTCGATCGCACCAGTCTAGAGACAGTGATTAATCAGACGGAAAATGTAGTTATTGCTAATGATAATAGTGCCGAACAAGTGGTGATTTCTGGGACTCCTGCAGCGGTGGATTTGGTATTAGGTCAAGTGAAAGTTAAGCGCGTTATGCCGTTAAAAGTATCCGGTGCTTTTCACTCTCCCTTGATGGAAAATGCTGCTATTCAGTTTCAGCAGATTTTAGAATTAGTTAATTTTCGGTCTGCCAAAGTTCCCGTTATTTCTAATGTTAATCCTAGCCAACCGATCAACGATGCGGAGGAATTAAAAAGTTATCTCATTCAGCAGATGACTAGCTCCGTAAGATGGCGAGAAATTATGTTAAAATTGCTGGATGTGGGTGTGGAAAAAGCGATCGAAGTGGGACCGGGTAAAGTTTTAACTGGTTTAATTAAACGAACTGTTCCTGCAATTGAGTTAGAAAATATCAGTCAATTAGCCGATATATCCAAGGGTAGCGAAGATGTTAAATTGCAGGGTTCATTAATTGGTGTTGGTTAA
- a CDS encoding beta-ketoacyl-ACP synthase 3, translating to MNGFGAAVVITGCGSATPAQFLSNEELSQIVETSDEWIKSRTGIGKRHLADRSVSLSQLAAQAAIKALEMAQVSPRDIDLILLATSTPDDLFGSAAQVQSQIGANRAIAFDLTAACSGFLVGLVTATQFIRTGTYRNVLVIGADVLSRWVDWNDRATCVLFGDGAGAVVCQANDTKDNILGFELHSDGSQNGSLNLAYEGEELPLKQGIRVQKGTYKPLRMNGREVYRFAVAKVPEVIEKALYRANLTTSDIDWLVLHQANQRIMDAVSERLKLPPEKVISNLSEYGNTSAASIPLALDEAVRSGKVKKGDIIASSGFGAGLTWGGIIFRWGD from the coding sequence TTGAACGGATTCGGGGCAGCAGTCGTCATTACCGGTTGTGGATCGGCCACACCAGCGCAATTTCTTAGTAATGAGGAACTCAGCCAAATTGTCGAGACTTCCGATGAGTGGATTAAAAGTCGCACAGGCATCGGTAAACGCCATTTAGCGGATCGATCGGTGTCTTTGAGCCAATTAGCAGCCCAAGCGGCGATTAAGGCTCTGGAAATGGCTCAGGTGTCGCCTAGGGACATCGATCTGATTCTCTTGGCTACTTCTACCCCCGATGATCTGTTCGGTAGTGCCGCCCAAGTTCAAAGTCAGATCGGGGCCAATCGGGCGATCGCTTTTGATCTCACCGCCGCCTGTTCGGGTTTTCTGGTGGGATTAGTCACCGCCACCCAGTTTATCCGTACTGGTACTTACCGCAATGTCTTGGTTATCGGGGCCGATGTTCTCTCCCGTTGGGTGGATTGGAACGATCGCGCTACCTGTGTCCTCTTTGGAGATGGGGCAGGGGCGGTGGTTTGTCAAGCAAATGATACAAAAGATAACATTCTCGGTTTTGAACTCCATAGCGACGGCAGTCAGAATGGTTCTCTCAATCTCGCCTATGAGGGGGAAGAATTGCCCCTTAAGCAGGGGATAAGGGTTCAAAAAGGGACCTATAAGCCCCTAAGGATGAACGGACGGGAAGTCTATCGTTTTGCCGTGGCGAAAGTGCCAGAGGTCATCGAAAAAGCTCTCTATCGGGCTAATTTAACCACCAGTGACATCGATTGGCTAGTTTTGCACCAAGCTAATCAAAGAATTATGGACGCGGTGAGCGAGCGCCTGAAACTGCCTCCGGAAAAAGTGATCAGCAATCTCAGCGAGTATGGCAACACTTCCGCAGCCTCGATTCCTCTAGCCCTCGATGAAGCTGTCAGGAGTGGTAAGGTCAAAAAAGGTGATATTATTGCTTCTTCTGGCTTTGGTGCCGGTTTAACTTGGGGTGGGATTATCTTCCGTTGGGGAGATTAA
- the plsX gene encoding phosphate acyltransferase PlsX — protein MAETALNRARIAVDAMGGDHAPNEIIAGSMRASEELDVEVLLVGDSERIEAYFQHHPRPKNLTIVHAEEVVAMDEEPITAIRRKPAASINVAMDLVKQNRADAVVSAGHSGAAMAAALLRLGRLKGIDRPAIGAVLPTMLAGKSVIILDVGANVDCKPKYLEQFALMGTIYSKYVMGVEEPQVGLLNIGEEASKGNDLALKTYELLENNQQIPFIGNAEGRDVLSGQFDVIVCDGFVGNVLLKFAEAVGGIILQILKEELPKGIQGKVGTALIKPNLKQIKQRMDHAEHGGALLFGVDGVCVISHGSSQAPSIFNAIRQAKNAVDNRVSERIQAYNDHHHQLKKLSVNVED, from the coding sequence ATGGCAGAAACGGCATTAAATCGGGCAAGAATCGCGGTAGATGCGATGGGAGGTGACCACGCTCCCAACGAGATTATCGCGGGATCGATGCGAGCTTCCGAAGAATTAGATGTAGAAGTATTATTAGTCGGCGATTCTGAACGGATTGAGGCTTATTTCCAGCATCATCCCCGTCCCAAGAATCTCACCATCGTCCACGCAGAGGAAGTGGTGGCCATGGACGAAGAACCGATCACCGCTATCCGTCGCAAACCAGCGGCCTCGATTAATGTGGCCATGGATTTAGTCAAACAAAATCGCGCCGATGCGGTGGTGTCCGCCGGTCACTCCGGGGCAGCCATGGCGGCAGCGTTACTGCGTTTAGGTCGTTTAAAAGGAATCGATCGCCCGGCGATCGGTGCGGTGCTGCCGACGATGTTGGCGGGTAAATCGGTGATTATCCTCGATGTCGGGGCGAATGTGGACTGTAAACCCAAATATTTAGAGCAGTTTGCCCTAATGGGGACAATTTACAGTAAATACGTTATGGGTGTTGAAGAACCGCAAGTTGGTTTACTCAATATTGGCGAAGAAGCCAGCAAAGGTAACGATCTCGCCCTAAAAACCTACGAATTATTAGAAAATAACCAGCAAATTCCCTTTATCGGCAATGCGGAAGGCCGGGATGTGCTATCGGGACAATTTGATGTGATCGTCTGCGATGGTTTTGTCGGTAATGTCCTGTTAAAATTTGCCGAAGCGGTGGGGGGAATTATCCTACAAATTCTCAAAGAGGAATTACCTAAGGGGATACAGGGTAAAGTCGGGACGGCTTTAATTAAACCCAATCTTAAACAGATCAAACAACGCATGGATCATGCGGAACACGGTGGCGCACTGTTATTTGGAGTCGATGGGGTCTGTGTGATCAGTCACGGCAGTTCCCAAGCGCCTTCAATTTTTAACGCTATCCGACAGGCAAAAAATGCCGTTGATAATCGCGTTTCTGAGCGCATTCAAGCCTACAATGACCACCATCATCAATTAAAAAAGTTGTCGGTGAACGTTGAAGATTAA
- a CDS encoding D-alanyl-D-alanine carboxypeptidase, producing MFSVFNLAVFGFLLGWLGGQSQPIANIPLISWQNQPIFHLPTAPDPRVAAIVADYLQDLTKKGLNSSQQRVLIETEWADLADHQGNMPASAASLTKIATTLAAVETWPLDHRFATRFYSTGEVKNGVLEGDLIIEGQGDPLFVWEEAIAVGNGLDQLGIRQVKGDLIITGKFAMNFQTDPLKAGELLKIGLDQSKWSKETQKAFKSLPSGTQAPQVKILGMVRASQIRPENARLLLRHQSLTLTELLRQMNIYSNNVMSEMLAELLGGPAAVDAINTKITGVGAEEIQLINGSGLGVENRLSPRAVIEILKALDRKLANQPIQVADLFPVGGRDTKGTMQWRAIPKGVVIKTGTLAQVSALAGEIPTQERGKVWFVIMNAGSSNIEGFRNQQDRVLQALDQHWQILPEATKGSIPERAFLGDPSRVSQGF from the coding sequence ATGTTCTCAGTTTTTAATTTGGCAGTTTTCGGCTTTCTCTTGGGTTGGTTGGGGGGGCAATCCCAACCTATCGCCAATATTCCCCTAATTTCTTGGCAAAATCAACCTATTTTCCACCTTCCCACCGCTCCCGATCCCCGGGTGGCGGCGATCGTGGCCGATTATCTGCAAGACTTGACTAAAAAAGGTTTAAACTCTAGTCAACAACGGGTCTTAATTGAGACGGAATGGGCTGATTTAGCCGATCATCAGGGTAATATGCCCGCTTCAGCCGCCTCTTTAACTAAAATCGCCACTACTCTCGCCGCCGTGGAAACCTGGCCTCTCGATCATCGTTTTGCTACTCGTTTTTACAGCACGGGAGAGGTAAAAAACGGGGTGTTAGAGGGAGATTTAATTATTGAAGGGCAAGGGGATCCTCTGTTTGTCTGGGAAGAAGCGATCGCAGTGGGCAATGGCCTCGATCAATTAGGTATCCGTCAGGTCAAAGGCGATCTGATCATTACGGGTAAATTCGCCATGAATTTTCAAACCGATCCCCTCAAAGCGGGAGAATTGCTGAAAATTGGGCTTGATCAATCGAAATGGTCAAAAGAAACCCAAAAAGCTTTTAAGAGTCTTCCTAGCGGCACACAAGCCCCACAGGTGAAGATTTTGGGCATGGTTCGAGCCAGTCAAATTCGCCCCGAAAATGCCCGATTATTATTGCGTCATCAGTCCTTAACTTTAACGGAACTGTTGCGTCAGATGAATATTTATAGTAACAACGTCATGTCAGAAATGTTAGCGGAACTGCTCGGTGGCCCCGCGGCAGTGGACGCAATTAATACTAAAATCACTGGGGTAGGAGCGGAAGAAATTCAATTAATTAATGGTTCGGGATTGGGGGTAGAAAATCGCTTGTCTCCCCGGGCAGTTATTGAGATTCTCAAGGCCTTGGATCGCAAGTTAGCCAATCAACCGATACAAGTCGCCGATTTATTTCCGGTGGGGGGACGCGATACCAAAGGAACTATGCAGTGGCGCGCCATTCCCAAAGGAGTGGTGATTAAAACTGGAACTTTGGCCCAAGTTAGCGCCTTAGCCGGAGAAATTCCCACCCAAGAAAGGGGTAAAGTTTGGTTTGTGATTATGAATGCTGGTAGTAGCAATATCGAGGGATTCAGAAATCAGCAGGATCGAGTTTTACAAGCTTTAGATCAACACTGGCAAATTCTCCCGGAAGCTACTAAAGGATCGATTCCTGAAAGAGCTTTTTTAGGTGATCCCAGTCGGGTCAGTCAGGGTTTCTAG
- a CDS encoding BrnT family toxin produces METIVEKLAVKHCVTPDEVEEVLGNKPKFRFVEKGVQAREYLYLALGQTDSGRYLAVIFVYKLSNQALILSARDMADKERKMYDRK; encoded by the coding sequence TTGGAAACAATTGTAGAAAAACTGGCCGTGAAGCATTGTGTCACTCCTGATGAGGTGGAAGAAGTTCTTGGCAATAAGCCCAAGTTTCGATTTGTAGAAAAGGGCGTTCAAGCGAGAGAATATCTATATCTAGCTTTAGGGCAAACCGATAGCGGACGTTATTTAGCTGTTATATTCGTCTATAAATTATCCAACCAAGCCTTGATTTTAAGTGCCAGAGATATGGCTGATAAGGAGAGAAAAATGTATGACAGAAAATAA
- a CDS encoding BrnA antitoxin family protein: protein MTENKSKSLPKFNSTEEIVNFFDSHDLGEFESELPEVNFDVDLKKKHYLVAIDADLMVKLLEVAREQQISVEMLVNSWCRDKLIIAS from the coding sequence ATGACAGAAAATAAATCAAAAAGCCTACCTAAGTTTAATTCTACCGAGGAAATTGTCAATTTTTTTGATAGCCACGATCTGGGAGAATTTGAATCGGAACTACCGGAAGTCAATTTTGATGTCGATCTGAAAAAAAAGCATTATTTAGTAGCAATCGATGCAGATTTGATGGTGAAACTTTTAGAAGTGGCCAGAGAACAGCAAATTTCTGTAGAAATGCTGGTCAATTCTTGGTGTAGAGATAAATTAATTATAGCGAGTTAA
- the argC gene encoding N-acetyl-gamma-glutamyl-phosphate reductase, whose amino-acid sequence MTQGQKVSVGIVGASGYGGVQLVRLLKEHPLVELAYLGGDSSAGKPYSDLYPHLGHSINLNVEAIDLEIIASRCQVVFLGLPNGLACDLAPPLLAKGCKVLDLSADYRFTSLDTYSKWYGKERQDQAIASTAVYGLPELYREDIKNASLIGCPGCYPTASLMAISPLLKQGLIVPETTIIDAKSGTSGGGRQAKINMLLAEADSSIGAYNVAGKHRHTPEIEQICGDLAGHEVRVQFTPHLMPMVRGILSTVYATLRDPNLVRDDLITIYNAFYRASPFVKILPGGVYPQTKWACGTNLCYLGIEVDPRTDRVIVMSAIDNLVKGQSGQAVQCLNLMMGWEESLALPQMCFYP is encoded by the coding sequence ATGACGCAAGGACAGAAGGTTTCAGTGGGTATTGTCGGCGCTTCGGGATATGGTGGCGTACAGTTGGTACGTTTGCTCAAAGAACATCCCCTTGTCGAATTAGCGTATCTGGGGGGCGATAGTAGCGCCGGGAAACCCTACAGTGATTTATATCCCCATCTCGGTCATAGCATTAATCTTAATGTGGAGGCGATCGATTTAGAGATAATTGCCTCCCGTTGTCAAGTGGTTTTCTTGGGTTTACCCAATGGTTTAGCCTGTGATTTAGCCCCTCCTTTGCTCGCTAAAGGGTGTAAAGTCTTGGATCTGTCGGCAGATTATCGTTTTACTAGCCTAGACACCTATAGTAAATGGTATGGCAAGGAACGTCAGGATCAAGCGATCGCATCTACGGCTGTGTACGGTTTACCGGAACTTTATCGGGAAGATATTAAAAATGCCTCTTTGATCGGTTGCCCCGGATGTTATCCTACCGCTAGTTTAATGGCGATTTCTCCCCTGTTAAAACAGGGTTTAATTGTCCCGGAAACCACGATTATTGATGCCAAATCGGGAACTTCGGGAGGGGGAAGACAAGCTAAGATTAATATGTTATTGGCAGAAGCAGATAGTTCGATCGGGGCCTATAATGTAGCGGGAAAACACCGTCATACTCCCGAAATTGAGCAGATTTGCGGTGATTTAGCCGGTCATGAGGTGCGCGTCCAGTTTACTCCCCATTTAATGCCCATGGTCCGAGGTATCCTGTCCACAGTCTATGCAACTTTGCGGGATCCCAATCTGGTGCGGGATGATTTAATCACTATCTACAATGCTTTTTATCGCGCTTCTCCCTTTGTCAAAATCCTACCGGGGGGAGTCTATCCACAAACTAAATGGGCCTGTGGTACTAATTTATGTTATCTCGGTATTGAAGTAGATCCGAGAACCGATCGAGTGATAGTGATGTCAGCGATCGATAATTTAGTTAAGGGACAATCGGGACAAGCGGTACAATGTCTCAATCTCATGATGGGTTGGGAAGAATCCCTTGCTTTGCCGCAAATGTGTTTTTATCCTTAA
- a CDS encoding DUF3146 family protein — MSGDNRPESTAYVRIIKQSWQTGKLEGEVRTEQYQWRFQWHFLQGKLSVQPSLGRALIFEPLNRFLERYDYQLEPGGDYEFTVRSKF; from the coding sequence GTGAGTGGCGACAATCGACCAGAAAGCACGGCTTATGTGCGGATAATTAAGCAATCTTGGCAAACGGGTAAATTAGAGGGAGAAGTGCGGACGGAACAATATCAATGGCGTTTTCAATGGCATTTTCTTCAAGGCAAGTTATCAGTACAACCTTCCCTAGGTAGGGCTTTGATTTTTGAACCCTTGAATCGGTTTTTAGAACGCTACGATTATCAATTAGAACCGGGAGGAGATTATGAATTTACAGTGCGCTCAAAATTTTAA
- a CDS encoding DUF389 domain-containing protein translates to MTRKERPHSWFSRKPLTWQQSRTMWRDLWLEASLDFPYLALIVSSCAIATFGLVANSAAVIIGAMIIAPLMLPIRSLAFGGLIGSWRLIRKSALAILVGTIIALAIAWLLGLLIGISEFGSEIQARSQPNLLDLGVAITAGAISGYAKIEPKISGTLAGTAIAVALMPPVCTIGLGLSQGNWLLSLGATLLYITNLLGIALSCLLVFLLAGYSNFHRARNALILTSILTAVLLIPLGISFATLANQARLERLLKKALLQRTITFQRAELLESSINWLKQPPRVRLVVRTAESITPRQVELLEEFITKEMGRPFQLNVLVSKVNEVTAPE, encoded by the coding sequence ATGACGAGAAAAGAACGGCCCCACTCGTGGTTCTCAAGAAAACCCTTGACCTGGCAACAATCGCGGACTATGTGGCGCGATTTATGGTTAGAAGCGTCCCTCGATTTTCCCTATCTAGCTTTGATTGTCAGTTCTTGTGCGATCGCTACCTTTGGCTTAGTCGCCAATAGTGCGGCCGTGATTATTGGGGCGATGATTATTGCCCCTTTGATGTTGCCGATTCGTAGTCTGGCTTTTGGTGGTTTAATTGGCAGTTGGCGATTAATTCGTAAGTCGGCCTTGGCGATTTTAGTTGGTACGATCATCGCTTTAGCGATAGCTTGGTTGCTAGGATTATTGATCGGAATTTCCGAATTTGGTAGTGAAATTCAGGCCCGTTCTCAACCGAATCTTTTAGATTTAGGAGTAGCAATTACGGCGGGGGCAATCAGTGGTTATGCCAAAATAGAACCGAAAATTTCAGGTACTTTAGCGGGAACAGCGATCGCCGTGGCTTTAATGCCGCCAGTTTGTACGATTGGTTTAGGATTATCCCAAGGGAATTGGCTCCTAAGTTTGGGGGCAACTCTGTTATATATTACCAATTTATTAGGCATTGCTCTCTCCTGTTTGTTGGTCTTTTTGCTGGCAGGTTATTCTAATTTTCATCGGGCGCGTAACGCTCTAATTTTGACTTCTATCCTGACAGCAGTTTTGCTAATTCCGTTAGGAATAAGTTTTGCAACTCTGGCCAATCAAGCTCGCTTAGAAAGGTTGCTCAAAAAAGCTTTATTACAACGAACGATTACTTTTCAACGGGCAGAATTATTGGAATCTTCGATTAATTGGCTCAAGCAACCTCCCCGGGTGAGATTAGTAGTAAGAACTGCGGAAAGTATTACCCCCAGACAGGTAGAATTGTTGGAAGAATTCATTACTAAGGAAATGGGGCGACCTTTTCAATTAAATGTCTTGGTTTCTAAGGTTAATGAAGTCACTGCCCCAGAATAA
- a CDS encoding 50S ribosomal protein L25/general stress protein Ctc produces MQVSVECQKRPENINPRALRRQGLIPAVLYGHNGTESISLVVGEKAALTLLKKASVNNTLVDVNVPEMPWTGKALIQEVQSHPWKRNLYHLSFFSVSAHGKLDIVVPIKAIGEAIGTKQGGLIEQFVNEVNVSCIADNIPEVIEFDVSEIGVGQSLLVGDLKMPEGVTLKDDPHTTVFAIVAAKR; encoded by the coding sequence ATGCAAGTTAGCGTTGAATGTCAAAAAAGACCCGAAAATATTAACCCCAGGGCCCTGCGTCGTCAGGGTTTGATCCCGGCGGTTCTCTATGGCCACAACGGCACGGAATCGATTTCTCTGGTGGTGGGAGAAAAAGCGGCCTTAACCCTGCTTAAAAAGGCTTCGGTAAATAATACCCTGGTGGATGTGAATGTTCCCGAAATGCCCTGGACGGGAAAAGCTTTGATCCAAGAGGTGCAATCTCATCCCTGGAAAAGAAATCTCTATCATCTCAGTTTCTTCTCGGTATCTGCCCACGGTAAGCTCGATATCGTCGTTCCCATTAAGGCCATAGGAGAAGCGATCGGAACCAAACAGGGCGGTTTAATCGAACAGTTCGTCAACGAAGTTAATGTCTCCTGTATTGCCGATAATATCCCGGAAGTGATCGAATTTGATGTTTCGGAGATCGGTGTGGGGCAATCCCTGCTCGTGGGTGATTTGAAAATGCCAGAAGGGGTGACTTTAAAAGATGATCCCCATACCACCGTTTTTGCCATTGTTGCCGCTAAACGGTAA
- a CDS encoding adenylosuccinate synthase, with product MANVIVIGAQWGDEGKGKITDLLSRSADVVVRSQGGVNAGHTVVVEGQTFKLHLIPSGILYPDTECIIGSGTVIDPSVLLKEMAQLHALNVTTDNLYISQTAHVTMPYHRLLDQASEEKRGKYKIGTTGRGIGPTYADKSERIGIRVIDLINTENLRQKLEWTINYKNVILEKLYNLPPLDAKTVIEEYLEYAEILRPHVVDSSLKIYEAIRKRKNILFEGAQGTLLDLDHGTYPYVTSSNPIAGGACVGSGIGPTVIDRVIGVAKAYTTRVGEGPFPTELEGEIEQLLCDRGAEFGTTTGRRRRCGWFDAVIGRYAVRINGLDCLAITKLDVLDTLEEIKVCVAYQLDGQTCRHLPSSAGEFARCQPIYRTMPGWQQPTSDCRSLEDLPKQALDYLKFLGAIMEVPIAIISLGASRDQTIIVEDPIHGPKRALLDENGSPWDNHEF from the coding sequence TTGGCTAACGTTATTGTAATCGGCGCTCAGTGGGGCGACGAAGGAAAAGGAAAAATCACGGATCTGCTGAGTCGATCGGCGGATGTGGTGGTGCGTTCTCAAGGTGGCGTAAATGCGGGTCATACCGTCGTCGTCGAGGGTCAAACGTTCAAACTCCATCTAATTCCCTCTGGGATTCTCTACCCAGATACGGAATGTATAATCGGCTCAGGAACAGTCATAGATCCCTCGGTGTTACTCAAAGAGATGGCGCAATTACACGCCCTCAATGTTACCACCGACAATCTCTATATCTCGCAAACGGCTCATGTCACTATGCCCTATCATCGGCTGCTCGATCAAGCATCCGAGGAAAAACGGGGTAAATATAAAATCGGCACCACGGGACGGGGTATCGGCCCCACCTATGCCGACAAATCCGAGCGCATCGGTATTCGAGTCATCGACTTGATCAATACCGAGAATCTGCGGCAAAAACTAGAATGGACGATCAATTATAAAAACGTCATTTTAGAAAAGTTATATAACTTACCGCCTTTAGATGCGAAGACGGTGATCGAGGAATATCTAGAATATGCCGAGATACTGCGTCCCCATGTGGTCGATAGTTCCCTAAAAATCTACGAAGCAATCCGCAAGCGTAAGAATATTCTTTTTGAAGGGGCCCAAGGCACCCTACTCGACCTCGATCACGGAACCTATCCCTACGTTACCTCCTCCAATCCGATCGCTGGGGGTGCTTGTGTGGGTTCTGGCATTGGTCCAACGGTAATCGATCGAGTGATCGGTGTGGCCAAAGCTTACACCACTAGGGTAGGTGAAGGTCCATTTCCGACGGAATTAGAGGGGGAGATCGAGCAGTTATTGTGCGATCGCGGGGCGGAATTCGGGACCACCACCGGCCGTCGTCGTCGTTGCGGTTGGTTTGATGCGGTTATCGGTCGTTACGCGGTGCGAATCAATGGTTTAGACTGTCTAGCGATCACCAAATTAGATGTTCTCGATACCCTAGAGGAAATCAAAGTCTGTGTCGCCTACCAATTGGACGGCCAAACCTGTCGCCATTTACCCAGCAGTGCCGGGGAATTCGCCCGTTGTCAACCGATTTACCGAACGATGCCGGGGTGGCAACAACCCACCAGTGATTGTCGCAGTCTGGAAGACCTACCCAAACAGGCCCTCGATTATCTAAAATTCCTGGGGGCGATCATGGAAGTACCGATCGCTATTATCTCCCTAGGAGCTAGTCGCGACCAAACTATTATCGTTGAAGACCCCATTCACGGACCAAAACGCGCTCTTTTGGACGAAAATGGCTCACCTTGGGATAATCACGAATTTTAA